In Deltaproteobacteria bacterium GWC2_55_46, a single window of DNA contains:
- a CDS encoding ribonuclease G (involved in the processing of the 5'end of 16S rRNA), with product MKNSNRTEILINSNPFEKRVALIEQGRLVEFYVERAKDRGITGNIYKGRIVRVLPGMQSAFVEVGIQRTSFLHVSDIKEPPDEFEEEDEEHQKHADVRIQDLIKEGQEMMVQAAKEPIGTKGARVTSYISLPGRYLVFMPTYDKIAISRRISSEKERRRLREIVSSVRPPGYGFIIRTVCDGMPKEDIQADMEFLIKLWNSILKTKDQVRTPGLVWSELDITLRIIRDLFSKDIDKLIIDSKEEYERARKFVEDFMPHLAGRLELYEGKEDIFDAHGIEIELTDALERRVWLRSGGHIVIDQMEALTAIDVNTGKYVGKKSSEDTIVKTNLEAVKEVVYQLRLRNIGGIIVIDFIDMARAADREKVYNALKEALKADKARTNILKISELGIVEMTRKRTRESLSQSLCEPCPYCDGNAQVKAKDTIIMDIYRELTRELPMRKKKATLYVSPSVAERLKEDPGPMQEVEKKSGKKVIVKPVDRFHQERYEIL from the coding sequence ATGAAGAACAGTAACAGGACAGAGATACTCATCAACTCAAACCCGTTTGAGAAGAGGGTGGCCCTTATCGAGCAGGGCCGGCTCGTGGAGTTCTACGTCGAGCGGGCCAAGGACAGGGGCATCACCGGCAATATCTACAAGGGCAGGATCGTAAGGGTGCTCCCTGGCATGCAGTCCGCCTTCGTGGAGGTCGGCATACAGAGGACATCGTTCCTGCACGTCTCCGATATAAAAGAGCCTCCCGACGAGTTCGAGGAGGAGGATGAAGAGCACCAGAAGCACGCGGACGTAAGGATACAGGACCTTATAAAAGAGGGGCAGGAGATGATGGTCCAGGCTGCCAAGGAGCCGATTGGCACCAAGGGCGCGAGGGTAACCTCCTACATCTCCTTGCCGGGCCGCTACCTGGTATTCATGCCCACCTACGATAAGATCGCCATCTCCCGGAGGATATCGAGCGAGAAGGAGAGGAGAAGGCTCCGTGAGATAGTCTCGTCAGTGCGTCCTCCCGGCTACGGGTTCATCATCAGGACCGTGTGCGACGGCATGCCCAAAGAGGACATCCAGGCCGATATGGAGTTCCTCATAAAGCTCTGGAACTCCATATTAAAGACGAAAGACCAGGTCAGGACGCCCGGGCTGGTCTGGTCGGAGCTCGACATCACGCTCAGGATAATAAGGGACCTTTTCTCGAAGGATATTGACAAGCTCATAATAGACTCAAAAGAGGAATATGAGCGCGCGAGGAAGTTCGTCGAGGACTTTATGCCTCACCTTGCCGGAAGGCTCGAGCTCTATGAAGGCAAGGAGGATATCTTCGACGCCCACGGCATCGAGATAGAGCTTACAGACGCCCTTGAGCGGCGCGTCTGGCTCCGCTCCGGCGGCCACATCGTCATCGACCAGATGGAGGCCCTTACAGCGATAGACGTGAACACGGGCAAGTACGTTGGAAAAAAGAGCTCTGAGGATACCATTGTCAAGACCAACCTCGAGGCGGTAAAAGAGGTAGTCTACCAGCTCCGGCTCCGCAACATCGGGGGCATCATAGTGATAGACTTCATCGACATGGCAAGGGCCGCCGACAGGGAGAAGGTCTATAACGCGCTCAAGGAGGCGCTCAAGGCCGACAAGGCGCGTACCAATATACTCAAGATATCCGAGCTCGGCATCGTGGAGATGACGAGGAAGAGGACGAGGGAGAGCTTGTCGCAGTCGCTCTGCGAGCCATGTCCTTACTGCGACGGTAACGCGCAGGTGAAGGCGAAGGACACCATTATAATGGATATCTACAGGGAGCTCACGAGAGAGCTCCCCATGAGAAAGAAGAAGGCGACGCTGTACGTAAGCCCCTCCGTGGCCGAGCGGCTTAAGGAAGACCCCGGCCCTATGCAGGAGGTCGAGAAGAAATCCGGCAAGAAGGTGATCGTCAAGCCTGTGGACAGGTTTCACCAGGAAAGGTACGAAATACTCTGA
- a CDS encoding tRNA preQ1(34) S-adenosylmethionine ribosyltransferase-isomerase QueA, producing the protein MELNDFIFDLPERLIAQHPLPERDASRLMVLSRETGHIEHSSFRDLAKYLKAGDVLILNDTRVIPTRVFGQKGSGGRVELLLVDRTGADGDEWRCLAKPSKGLRNGTRLTIEGVEGEITGKDDEGLLTCRFASPLDLSSIGKIPLPPYIRREADEADSVRYQTVFAGSAGAVAAPTAGLHFTDGLIDDIKRKGVIVHRLTLHTGPGTFMPVRCSRIEEHRMMKERYIIGKDAFDAVASAKKEGRRVVAVGTTSTRALESSVKNGFERPALEGATDLFIYPGFSFKAVDALLTNFHLPGSTLIMLVAAFAGTGLTLGAYREAVRKEYRFFSYGDAMLVL; encoded by the coding sequence ATGGAACTTAACGACTTCATATTCGACCTCCCTGAGAGGCTCATCGCCCAGCACCCGCTGCCTGAGAGGGACGCTTCGCGCCTCATGGTGCTCTCCAGGGAAACCGGGCATATTGAGCACAGCTCATTCAGGGACCTCGCCAAGTACCTCAAGGCCGGGGACGTCCTTATATTGAACGACACCAGGGTCATTCCTACAAGGGTCTTTGGCCAGAAGGGCAGCGGCGGCAGGGTAGAGCTCCTGCTCGTTGACAGGACAGGGGCAGATGGGGATGAATGGAGGTGCCTGGCGAAGCCCTCGAAGGGGTTGAGGAACGGGACGCGCCTGACCATCGAAGGGGTCGAAGGCGAGATAACCGGAAAGGATGATGAGGGGCTTCTGACTTGCAGGTTCGCAAGTCCTCTCGACCTTTCTTCCATAGGCAAGATCCCTCTGCCGCCTTATATAAGGAGGGAGGCTGACGAGGCGGATAGCGTCAGGTATCAGACGGTATTCGCCGGGTCCGCCGGGGCTGTAGCGGCCCCAACCGCCGGGCTCCATTTTACTGACGGGCTTATCGACGATATAAAGCGCAAAGGCGTCATCGTACACCGCTTAACCCTGCATACAGGCCCGGGCACCTTCATGCCCGTGCGTTGCTCAAGGATCGAGGAGCACAGGATGATGAAAGAGCGCTACATCATAGGTAAAGATGCCTTCGATGCGGTGGCGAGCGCGAAAAAGGAAGGGCGGAGGGTCGTTGCCGTGGGCACTACCTCTACGCGCGCCCTCGAATCGAGCGTGAAGAACGGCTTTGAGAGGCCGGCCCTTGAGGGAGCAACAGACCTTTTCATCTACCCGGGCTTCAGCTTCAAGGCGGTGGACGCCCTCCTGACCAATTTTCACCTGCCAGGCTCGACGCTTATAATGCTTGTGGCGGCCTTCGCGGGAACGGGACTGACTCTCGGCGCGTACAGGGAGGCCGTCCGGAAAGAGTACAGGTTTTTCAGCTATGGCGACGCGATGCTTGTGCTGTAG
- a CDS encoding cell division protein FtsZ produces the protein MIEMDENFNSGARLKVIGIGGCGGNAVNTMIESGLDGIEFMAANTDSQALEKSLAGIRVQLGAGLTKGLGAGANPEVGRNAALESKEQLTEAIRGADMVFVTAGMGGGTGTGAGPVVAEAARAAGALVVAVVTKPFAFEGQKKMKQAEDGLKRLREVVDTVITIPNQRLLSISSKNTSLKEAFMRADEVLMQAVKGISDVITIPGLVNVDFADVRTIMSEMGQALMGSGTARGENRAAEAARKAISSPLLEDISISGAKGILINITGSSDMTIHDVDEASSLIHEEAHEDANIIFGAVIDESMGEEVRVTVIATGFGKEKSQKEIIAPAMIIEENLDVPTVLRRGMDRGGELKSNEIRRLGKLGGFNVDDEDLYDTPTFLRKQAD, from the coding sequence GTGATTGAGATGGACGAGAACTTCAACAGCGGTGCGAGGCTCAAGGTCATAGGTATCGGGGGCTGCGGCGGAAACGCTGTAAATACCATGATAGAAAGCGGCCTTGACGGGATAGAGTTCATGGCCGCCAACACCGACAGCCAGGCGCTCGAGAAGTCCCTTGCAGGCATAAGGGTACAGCTCGGGGCCGGACTCACCAAAGGGCTCGGCGCCGGGGCGAACCCGGAGGTCGGCAGGAACGCGGCCCTTGAGAGCAAGGAGCAGCTCACCGAGGCCATTCGCGGCGCGGACATGGTCTTCGTGACCGCCGGAATGGGCGGCGGCACCGGGACAGGCGCGGGCCCGGTAGTGGCCGAGGCCGCCAGGGCAGCCGGAGCTCTCGTGGTAGCTGTCGTGACGAAGCCATTCGCCTTCGAAGGCCAGAAGAAGATGAAGCAGGCCGAAGATGGGCTCAAGAGGCTCCGCGAGGTCGTCGATACCGTCATCACCATCCCCAACCAGAGGCTCCTGTCCATTTCAAGCAAGAACACCTCCCTTAAGGAGGCCTTCATGAGGGCCGACGAAGTGCTCATGCAGGCCGTAAAGGGCATCTCCGACGTCATCACCATCCCCGGGCTCGTGAACGTGGACTTCGCCGACGTCCGCACCATCATGTCCGAGATGGGCCAGGCCCTTATGGGCAGCGGCACCGCCAGGGGCGAGAACAGGGCAGCTGAGGCCGCCCGCAAGGCCATCTCCTCGCCGCTCCTCGAGGACATATCAATAAGCGGAGCCAAAGGCATACTCATCAACATCACCGGCTCCTCCGACATGACCATCCATGACGTGGACGAGGCCTCAAGCCTCATACACGAGGAGGCCCACGAGGACGCCAATATCATCTTCGGCGCGGTCATAGACGAGTCGATGGGCGAAGAGGTGAGGGTCACCGTCATCGCTACGGGCTTCGGCAAGGAAAAGTCCCAGAAAGAGATCATCGCCCCGGCTATGATCATCGAGGAGAACCTCGATGTCCCGACCGTGCTCCGTCGCGGCATGGACAGGGGCGGAGAGCTTAAGAGCAACGAGATAAGAAGGCTCGGAAAGCTCGGCGGCTTCAACGTCGACGACGAGGACCTCTATGATACGCCGACCTTCCTCCGTAAGCAGGCCGACTGA